Part of the Vigna angularis cultivar LongXiaoDou No.4 chromosome 1, ASM1680809v1, whole genome shotgun sequence genome, AACCCATCATTGGCTCCCAACACTGCTGCTCGAAGCCACTGAGCCCTTTGAGAGTAGTCAATGTTGCTCTCTTCACTTGGTTTTGGCTCCACACCATCACAATGGACAGGGATCTCAACTTGGTTTGATGAAACATCATTAATTCGAGCTCCAAGGTTTGCCATGAAGGAGATGAAGATAAAATGAATCTGGGTAATTAATGCTGAAATGGAAAAGGAGGAAATATTGATGGTTCTATGAGATATTATTAAGAGCTTGTGAAGAACACACGCTTCCAATGAAGAATATTTATAGTGAGGGGTGGTGAAGTTTGAGGTGTCAATGTACCTAAATATTGATAAAGGAGTAATAATGGTGATCAGGACAGCACTAGCTGCAAGTTAGTGacttcttaaaaaatatatatggttCGAGTTTAAAATTCTCCACCAAAAAGTGGATCCAGGTCTCAGATATTCCACTTGAATGTAATGTTTATACATTATTcatcttattggctcaaatcatgtttttagttttggtTTATTAACTGAAAACAAGGAAGATTAATATATCAATAGTTAAATGGCGGCAATGTATGAATAGTTAAGCATTTAACTTAAATGTGTTAAAACTTTCATACCTACTTGATCcaatagatatattaaaagagtttggtacaacaagatatattaaatttctttatcttaagtttaaaatatatctattgGAGAAACATTTACATATTAATAACATCgttaatttgatattatgattattatttatgcTAAGATATTAtcttgttattgttatttatatgaaataatatttcaataatattatttaacatcACAAAAATAGATCAATGATCGAGGTTAGTTGAAAGACTTCATAGAGACATTTCTAAACAATGTCATAACATAGTTTTCATAAGGtttaatagttaattttgtctccagtttcgttgacaaatatcaatttagtcactcattttaaaagtgtttgaaatggatcctcacttttaaaattttgagtcaaactagtctcttccgttaaatagaaacaaacggcTTAAGGGTTTGATGATTTGGCAGAAGATGtgttattttatagatatatttatgcTGACGTGTTAGTGAATGGGTGCAGAGATGAAATTTAGAGGTGCACTTGATATTTTCTAGGCGAGGCCCAAGCCCTCtagggtttctttttttctctttttcagaAACGAAGGTCTCTTCTCCACCTTCATTAGCGGCAGCTCTGCCCTCCGCATGACCAACGCCGCCGTGCCTTCCTCTAGACGACCAAAACTGTCATCGGCGGCACCGATCGTTGCTAGAGACACCGCCCACCACTACAGCGTTACTCCCTCTGTGCACACTTGATGACACCGCTGTCGTCCTACGGAGCAAATCGCATGTTTCTCCTCTTCGAATCGCAACTCGTCCTGAGCCCTAATTCCTCCGCTTCACTTCAGCCTCTGATAGCATCACCGTCGATACCGATCAGAATCACTGGTGGCATCACCTTCGTTGCTCCCTCGCAATCATTATAACTCTGATCGAGATTCGAAACATCGTCGTCActcctctccttcttccactCAACTCAACATTTTTGCTCTATGctatctcttttttattttaattttttttctgtttcaagatttattatattatgtattgGTCTGGATTTGCTTTCCGTGTAGAATTAAGAgaagaacatttttctcttcagtTGAATATTTGAGGTTCTGGAAATCAAATCTACAGAGTAGTGGTAACTCTGTTagataacattttttctttcctttcttattCTGTTACTTGTTTAATGATTTATAGATAACATTTAAATTCTCGAcctctattttttatatcttcatGCTCCGTGTTTGGCTCATGATCCACTGATAATTGTTTGGCCACACCCTTCCTGCATAAGACAACCCTGGAATCCCCAATGTTGGCTACTATTAACTTCTGACAATTGACTAATATGGTTGTAACTGCAATTGAACCTCCTCTACCTAATTCACCTGAGATCTCTAAAATATTAGAATCAGTTTTACTGTAAGATCTCTTGACAGCATCTGCAAGTTCTTTCCAGAAGTCAGGCTACACAAGAcaaaaaatgattaaacttCTATAACAAATAGTAATCATATTCATTTGTGATGGGGGAGAACGGCGCGACGAAGTAAAAGGTGTAAAGGTAAGGAATGGTCATCTCTGGGATGTTGACGAATGTCCCATTGCTCTAGTTCCCGGTGGACCAGTACGAAGTGATGCCATTGAAGGATGGTTTCTCAACCGCAGGGTGTAAAGTCTCTAGGAAGCACAATACTTTCCACGTCAATCTTTACTCTTTCACAATCAACTTCTAATTCACTAACACGTCAgcacaaatatatttataaaataacatgttgGCACTGTTTTCTGTCAAATCATCAAACCCTTAACGtcgtttgtttatatttaacggaagggactaatttgactcaaaattttaaaattgaagatccatttcaaacacttttaaaacaagggactaaattgagatttttcaacgaaactggagacaaaattggctattaaatattttcataattagtTATACACATCAAAGTTCCTTACCTACcatagaaaaaacaaacaaaaattctTAAGAGACCAAATCATGCAAAGTATTCAAATTTCACAAATTAAATTACCAAATTACAATTCACAAGCTAAAGAAAATATCAACAATATATAAGCATAGAATTAGCTTCCTTCACCTGTTAGGATATCTTAAATAGCTTTAGAACTCCAAACTACTTCCAACAACAAAATGTTCTATCTACATTTATAAACATTGCAAGAACAATCATACTATCATAGTCATTGTTTGACAAATAGAAGGTTAAAAAGATACATGCAAGTGAAAGAACACtcatatgaaaaagaaaatagaaatagaCCAAGAAAATTGTTGGAACTCATCTTAACCAAACTGAAAAATTGATTGGTTCAAATTGAAGATGAAGAGAAATATTCAAAAGAGAAGTTAGAGAAcactagaaaaataatttatagagaGTGATGTTTTAACATAATGTAATAAGTTTATAACAacactatttataataaatctttttaatattaaaataatcgagtctcatcatttttaaatcactgtcattttctaaatttttacaatattaaagTCACACTCtaagaataaaattagtttCATCATTACGATGAatactttgaaaaaataataatttttttttggatgaaaaaaatataaaattattaggtAAACAActtgttgtaattttttaatgacaaattttaacacatttaagaaaaatactaaaataagtttttcCAAATTATAAACTAAAGATAAGTTCTATGTTTagagaattattattaaagatattaaaatcaCGTAACCAATATTAAGAATAAGATTATACTTGTATGACTTTCACTAGTGGAGTAAAGGGAAACGACATcggttatttttgtttataggcatcggttctacaaccgagacatatacggacgaggtaaaaaggggtAGGCTTTATGCCTTGATTCCGAACCGAGGTAAAACGAGataggattatgcctcggttcttagataaccgaggtagtagcgtgtttttttttattttttcagactTTAGGACTCGGTTCGTACTAAACTGATACGGTATGCATTTGGATTATCTCCTTGTTTCACCCTAAGAAGAATTTCTGACTGACTTCCATGTTTGCAAACAAACATTGCAGTCCTTGAAATAATCTGATGTATTTTCTCATTTGGAGGCAGATTATGGAGTAGACTCTCTGGTACTGCGAAGTTCGGACGAAAACTAGACTCAGCATCATCGTCCTTTGTCTCCATGGAAGCATTAGTATTTCCATATGAAAAGGCAACAGCATGAAAGCCATCTTAACTTACTGTCATGCCTCGTTTTACTTTATCAGGTTGCAACTCTTTATCAACTATTAAGGCAGCATACACAATTGAAGCGTGTTCTTCAGATCCAAAGGAACCTGAAACAGAATGGTGCAAGTCAAAGTGTTTTTCAGTTGATGTTGGAAACTTGGAACAATACGCAACCAGAAAATCCCAACCTGAGATCAAAACAGAGACCCAAGATTTCCTAATTTAAGAAATCCAATATGATAGAACCCCATGGTTACAATTTTTGAATGGCAATCACTTGTACTTGTGAGTCTTCACTGGGCTCAAGAACAATGCGAAAATATGCAAAATTTCAGAGCTAACACTGTTAAACTTCATCTTTATTGGATTAAGAtatgaagaagaagcagaagaacaAGAGTAGATTTACCTGTATAATGGCAAAGCAAAAGAGGGCAATTCCAAGATTGCGATGCACACTGTACTGAACCCCTTCTGATTCGCTTCCAAGTTTCATACTAGTTTCCCATTccgaaattagaaaaaaaaatcccattTCGCTTCCAACTTCATAACACTCCATCGCTGCAACGAACCAGGAAGCTCCCTCAGAAACACCTGCAAGCAAGCCGCCACAAGCAGATATGCAGTCTCCTCCAGTCCATACTCAATCAGCAACATCGCGTCGTCCATATCCAAAACCAGAGAAGCCAAATGTGTATCACAAGCATGCTTCATCTCCTCACAACAAAACTTGCTCGAAAAAGAAAGCATCTCAAGAATAAAATTATGAGGGAACTCACTCAGCCTCTTGGTTCTACTAAAAACCTCAACAGCCATCGTTGCcttatttttatgctttctgAAACAAAAATGGGTAGGGCCCAGATCCTTTTTATTAGGGTTTCCAATCTTCAGCCAAGAGCAAGAAAAATGGGagcctttttttttattatttcttcacacagcaaaaaaaaaagaaaaggaaacagCCACGAGAGCAATGATGACAGAGGGCTTCGATAGCTAGAGGAAGATTGTCGGTCTAGGGCGGCGACGACATTCGATTAAGGGGTGAGAGGGTAGCGGTGACTCGCGGTGAGGAGTTTGCGACAAGCGTTGCGGCGGCGACAACGGAAGGCTCGCTGATCTAGAGCGGCTTGGCGACAAACGCTGCAGTCAAGGGCAGCACCAGCCGTAACCCGCGCCCTAAAAGGTGATTGGGCGGTCGACTACGTTTTGCAGGTTCCGCCGATTGCATGACGAGTGGAGATGGCATGAAAGCTGGTCCAGAGGTAGCTCGTGCAAGGAAATAGTTTGAGAGGTGAAACCCCCTTTTGTcgtggatgaagatgaagatgaagatgctCTCTTTGATTTTAGGGGGAGGAGGCAGAAACCCTGTTTCTGATTtctggaaaagaaaaaaaccctAAGAGATTTGGCCATTTGGGCTTGGCCCTTTTCTATTTCCagtcttctttttttatatatacctCGGTTCATCCTGCCAACCGAGGCACTATCTCTACCATCAAATACGTAGTAGGGGTTTTGCCTTAGTTCACCCTgtcaaccgaggcagtatgctCTTTAGGCATCGGTTAGTTTACAACCGAGGGATATAATGTTCTGCAAATTACGAAACTGGCACCGCGTTTTAATACGCTTCGGTATTTCTGGTGTACGAGTTAAAAATgcgtttttttactagtgtttttATAGAATACtattaaaaaatctttaaataatgatcgattttaatataaaaaataatagttaatgataatttagatattaatttattaattaaaaattattaataataaacagttttcaaattgtttctaaattaattattacaggaaattaaattttgaattactttccaaaattaattactaaaattttgattataaaaatatttgatgtgTAAATTGAACACTATATTATAACGCTTTTGGGGGGTTAAATAGCAGATAAACATAGAATTAACTTGACTGATAGTACTTAGTCAACATTACGTAAAATAGGTCTTTAAAAGTCAATACTGCATATTTGACGTAAATCCATCGCTTTTCGATTTGGAAATGTTGTGATTGATAGAGAAATCATATGTAACTTAGGCAGTTGAGTAAAAGATCCCagaagaaagtaaaagaaatggCTTGATTTAGCATTCCATGAACTGGGGTTTGGCATGAGACTTTAGAGAAAgatagtatatattatatttgttggAGTGTGCACTCCACGGGGATAGTGGCCATTAAAGTAAAGTGTGTAATTAATAAATTGGAGTGAGGAGTGTGTAATCCACACGAAAGCTACACGCTACGCACTTTCCTGAAGGAAAAACAGCCAAAACTCAGTGCTTAACTTCATCTTTCTGCAACCTAAAAACATTTCCCTAAAAGTGATTCTAGTGATATTTCGCTTTCTTTTAGCGTGCTATCAttactttttttctaattattccttGCATATTGGAATAATATCAATTTGAAGCAGTTATCTGCTTTTGTTAAGTGCTCATCTCCCTGCATTTGTTTTGTTTAAGGCCcagataattttctttttttatctgtttttcttttcaattgttACAAAGGAAAAATTATGTTAGAGGAGGTTAGATCCATATCATATGAACTTATGAGTTTTGACCTTGATCAGAGAATGTGTTGCTGATTCCTTAATTGCTTTGAGCCAAAATACAAAACCAATGCTCATAAACATGTGAATTCAAACCAGTCTAAAACGCTTTCTTCTGTATATGAAAGAGCATAATGGTCATAACTAACTCCGTTAGAAAACGACTTGGCATGCATGATTGtgggagagggagagggagagagagaaaggtaTCCACACGAACCCATTAGggaaaattaacaataatatttttgaagaaggaACTGGGGTGTGAGATAAGACTAGTTTTAAATAGTCATTATTTCTTCATATTCAAAGTGGCATGGGGCTTTCTTGTGGAATACACACACCCCTGAATTGATTATTCATAAGTACGCCGATCCTCACATCCTTAAagttatgttttattatttattggttTTAATGAATAGAGGGGTTGCCACTACCTTACCCTATATTATATGTGCAATGGAACATTCCCTTGTTTAAGATAACCCCCACTAAATCTATACTTTCATATCTCTAATGTAATCATATGTTAATACAGATTTTCTGATAATATTTTGGCAAACCACatgtctcattttttttattaaatttaaagtatatcagtataataacatatattgtATCAAAATGGTGTAAAAGAAATGTGTtaatatctttttctctttcaatatTATCATTTACAACTTTGAATATGtccaattaaagaaaaaaatgtgtataCTTTCACCATTAGAAATTGTAAAAAAGCTAAATAGATGCTCCTTGATGATATAAACATATCCTATACGTAGTGATCACAATAAAATGAATCATACAAGCATCCAAACAGGTGCATGAAAAAAGTTCATTCATTGTTAATTGAAAAGCTTTAGGAATTATTAAAACAGGTGGCCACCCATCATAGTGCTCTCCACGCCATCACCACCGAGGTTCATTATCATCAAGCATACCTAACTGTGATCTTACTATTCTATGTTCTATGTCTATATAATAACTTCCATGAGGAGAGTGTGCCCTCCACAGGcaatctttttctattttccctTTATCCTTGTACCTTACAATTCTTCTGCATTATGGATTCTCTTGGCACTAGTAGCAATGAAAGGCCAATTAACCATGTTGAGATTCTCAAACACTCTAATGATATAGAAGCAAACCCTAACCAAGACATGGAAGAAAACAATATTGAGTACCCTGAAAGGGAACATTGTCTTGGGGCAGCTGTGTTTGGAGCCAAAACTGGGTTGTTCGTAACCACCTTACTGATGATTGCCATTGAAGCTTTGAATGAAAACATCATAGTCATATTTCTTGCTGGTTTTTTAGGAATAGTTGCTGGGGCTTGCAGCATGCCAATTGAAGAGTTTGTATCTGTTGACACAGAGGTAGCTCAAATGAAAGTCCACCATAAAGAACAcaacgaaatggaggaagatgatATACTTCTAAACCCTTTTCAAGCTTCCTTAGCATCAGCAATTGGATTTTCTATTGGTGGAATGGTGTCAGTGCTAATAGCTACTTTCATAAGGGATTATAAGCTCAGGCTGCTAGTTATTTCTGTGGCTATGTTGGCATTGTTGATATTTGGAGGGATGATTGCAGTACTTAGAAAAAGTAAAACTCTAGTGAGAAGGAATGGTGATAGTGGTGATTGGAGGTTAGATAACTATGGCTATTATTTTTGGCTTTAAGGATTGAAAACTGATACTCGTGATTGATGTAGAGCTTAAGTCATGCagtgttttcattttttaatcatGAATGAATACTGGATCATTTAAATAGATGGTGGCAAAGTATATAGGATTTACGAGTATTTGGCAAAAGATagaaagttattatttttagccactctttaataataatttaaaatatttaaagaatgaaaataagaaatattttataaagaaaatagaaattcatttattatataataaataaaatatttagcaaaccaaaaaacataaataaatttatacaaataacaaataattaattatttgttttaaattaaaaaatatatttaaattatcaaataaattatttatgattaagAGTGTTTAAGATTGTGatctttatattataaatgaatttaatttgtataaagtAGATATctaatagaaaaattatgtaaaagCAAAAGTAAAACATTTGTAAGTGTTGTAACGGTTGGAAAAACGTGACAACCTTTAAATAGGTGCAAATAAGACATTGGAccaagtacaaataataaaatctaacaatagaatatcaactaacttcaaataaaatctatctaatttatctctatcttatattaataaaataaaataatactctcctaaataaaaggaaaatcaaaactacctatatttattttatctctatcaaaatcaaatcaaatattactaaacccaaaactaataaaataaaattttaatgaatctctaaaatttaagtttatccaaCAATACCATCTCAGGATAAATTactaaacaaaacattaaatattttgttcattTATAATCGTGATAACAAGATATATTTAGAATATGTATACAATTATCCAACTAATAACCAaaggtaaatatatatatatatatatatatatatatatatatatatatatatatatatatatatatataatccaaaTCTAAGTTCTGGAAgattaaagttaacaaaaacaaattataaatattaaaactccAACTACTAACTAGTATCGCTTTCTTCAAGCAAAGGCATATCATCACAGCCTCCTCTTCTCCCATCAAACAGATGATAATTCCAAAGAAGATATATATACACAAGCAAAACAAGAAACGATCagctattattttaaaagaacttataatattaattgttcAAGCAAATCATATAAGATATTCAACTTTCACTTTTCATAAGAGATATAACAAAAGAATTTAGACTAAAATCATTCGGATAAATGCATTTTCAATGAAGGCGTGCACTCGTAATAATATTTAACTCTACATATATATTATCAAGGGATTATCACCCTACTACTTATGAGGTTAATATTCTACATTAGAAACCAAAGTCCAGATAAAGACTTCCTGCCATACTTCACCCCTCTCCCATTCCACTCTAATATTAGTTGAATGGTGGTAGTATATCAAAATACTTTCTtttagaatttttctttcaatcataCACTAAATACTCACCAATACATAAATCTCCCTTGAGATCTTATTTCACAATGCATATTATACATGATTCAAGTATATTTACATTCTATAAACATAAATCATTCACAATTCAACATAGATACATTTACTTAAATTAGTTCAATCATCAAAACATACTATCATAGAAAAGTTTGCAATGATTTCGCTATAGAGagtgtgataacggttgaaaataccgttacatgtgattcaattttgatattaaatcactCCTTTgttacttagaagcttgcttgaactcatgtttttagtttagttttgtgaataagtaaGTAGAATACTTAaggattttatcactaaattcccctaattttgtaggttattgatATGATTTAGAAGAAGAACaaaagtaccaaggagttggagcccagaaaggacagaaaaagcagcagaccgaacggtatgatAGAGGAGAAATCAGATCGAACGGTTAAGAAGACAGACCGAACGGTGTGAAGGTGGTGGAACTAGGTCGAACGGTGCAACGATAGTCGAACGAATGATAAAAAAGATAGACAAACTGAACGgtttgtgaaaggagaagccgaGTGATATGGTAGAAGATTGGCCGAACGATTAAAGAGTCAGGCCGATCGGTCAACAAAGTGAAACCGATCGGTCCAGTACATTTGGTGAGTACCATTTTGCACCGCACCATGCCCGGGCGCCCTTTCAGCGtcgttgagcgccagttttgacCCGTACGACACTtgggcgccccacttagggcgttgagcgccagtttcgtgggcttagacctgttttcttttatttttatgttctatttaaggacttggacgtcctagagattctatcttttgatggcttgagcacagaaacacactttttaccccttgggggtagattttgGGGATATGACAACTCTCCTATTCCTtgagggtagatttggggatgtaacagctctcctcttctctttctagggtttttctatctctttcattgtTAATCTAGTTTCTTCATGATGATGGGAAACTAatccttatttgttgttggggaaagatgtaacctcttgaactctcatgtattttgaatttattcttaattatttatgcttcttt contains:
- the LOC108341946 gene encoding vacuolar iron transporter homolog 4 — protein: MDSLGTSSNERPINHVEILKHSNDIEANPNQDMEENNIEYPEREHCLGAAVFGAKTGLFVTTLLMIAIEALNENIIVIFLAGFLGIVAGACSMPIEEFVSVDTEVAQMKVHHKEHNEMEEDDILLNPFQASLASAIGFSIGGMVSVLIATFIRDYKLRLLVISVAMLALLIFGGMIAVLRKSKTLVRRNGDSGDWRLDNYGYYFWL